One window of Amaranthus tricolor cultivar Red isolate AtriRed21 chromosome 13, ASM2621246v1, whole genome shotgun sequence genomic DNA carries:
- the LOC130797876 gene encoding uncharacterized protein LOC130797876 isoform X2, with the protein MILTMSLLMFLLKHIAELKRRISRYLEGEDDAIPSIFEAILARKLSGKHDNSDDEIMEEFRSKKRENKDQHFLSNLDVSDDNTDSDEDDTDSDEGDTNSDEHDTYLDEKDNDSGNELTLWLEEIQREQGREE; encoded by the exons ATGATATTGACGATGTCCCTTCTGATGTTTCTACTCAAG CATATTGCAGAGCTAAAGCGCAGAATAAGTCGTTACTTAGAAGGTGAAGACGATGCTATTCCTTCCATCTTTGAAGCTATATTAGCAAGGAAATTGAGTGGAAAACATGATAACTCTGATGATGAGATAATGGAGGAGTTTCGATCAAAAAAGCGggaaaacaaggatcaacattTTTTGTCCAATTTGGATGTTAGTGATGATAATACCGATTCAGATGAGGATGACACCGATTCAGATGAGGGTGACACCAATTCCGATGAGCATGACACATATTTGGATGAGAAGGACAACGATTCTGGTAACGAACTTACATTATGGCTGGAGGAAATACAACGAGAGCAAGGGAGGGAAGAATGA
- the LOC130797586 gene encoding uncharacterized protein LOC130797586 isoform X1 → MTLKLVLNSLPLNPYSTLKKQHQHPTFLSSQIMAAETSNSTIGEHLKWRKPPRNHQQPPLTTDLNSQMPLIIQSTRCKSTISSLLLSTFSNRENTQNRNNPKKTFKNSALRGFGCTAQPEVTVPAVIRSSADWDDREKKKKNGVSSKKKKKKNQHLQSGGVIMEDSIGSVGVQDLWCGDASAAASVDCVRPLSSRGKIDLDKIHHRELQRTSYTSRQRINAEQFSTMGLDSSFDIPSFGPDVFEARYYHHLRNRTPEELAEILMFQNGLLTSRRSSGLDRYRDWRLDVDNMTYEELLELGDRIGHVNTGLEEDQIGRCLRKGKLCVMNEVSSESPNSAEIDGKCSICQEEYEEEEEVGKLECGHAYHLHCIKQWLAQKNACPVCKAEASALLD, encoded by the exons ATGACTTTAAAACTTGTGCTAAATTCCCTCCCACTCAATCCATATTCCACCCTGAAAAAGCAACACCAACATCCCACCTTTCTTTCTTCTCAAATCATGGCAGCAGAAACCTCCAATTCCACCATTGGAGAACACCTTAAATGGAGAAAACCACCCAGAAACCATCAACAACCGCCATTAACAACAGATCTAAACTCACAAATGCCTTTAATTATCCAATCTACTCGCTGCAAATCCACcatttcttctcttcttttgtCTACTTTTAGTAACCGTGAAAATACCCAGAACAGGAATAACCCCAAGAAAACGTTTAAGAATTCAGCGTTAAGAGGGTTTGGGTGTACTGCTCAACCTGAGGTTACTGTTCCTGCTGTTATTAGGTCTTCTGCTGATTGGGATGAcagagagaagaagaagaaaaatgggGTTTCTtctaagaagaaaaagaagaaaaatcaacatttacAAAGTGGAGGTGTGATAATGGAGGATTCAATTGGGTCTGTGGGTGTTCAAGATTTATGGTGTGGTGATGCTTCTGCTGCTGCTTCTGTGGATTGTGTTAGACCTCTTTCTTCTAGGGGCAAAATTGATCTTGACAAAATTCATCACAGAgag TTGCAGCGAACCTCCTATACATCAAGACAGAGAATAAATGCTGAGCAGTTTTCTACCATGGGCCTGGATTCTTCCTTTGACATTCCAAGTTTTGGACCGGATGTCTTTGAAGCCCGGTACTACCATCATCTACGTAACCGTACCCCTGAAGAGCTAGCTGAG ATTCTAATGTTTCAAAATGGTCTTTTAACGAGTAGAAGATCAAGCGGTCTTGATAGATACCGAGACTGGAGACTGGATGTCGACAACATGACTTACGAA GAATTGCTTGAACTTGGGGATAGAATCGGGCATGTGAATACTGGATTGGAGGAAGATCAGATTGGCCGATGCCTTAGAAAAGGTAAGCTGTGTGTCATGAATGAAGTATCCTCAGAATCCCCGAATTCAGCTGAGATAGACGGAAAATGCAGCATTTGTCAG GAAGAGTATGAAGAAGAGGAGGAGGTCGGGAAACTGGAATGTGGACATGCTTATCACTTGCATTGCATAAAGCAATGGCTTGCGCAGAAAAATGCTTGCCCTGTCTGTAAAGCCGAGGCGTCTGCTCTATTGGATTGA
- the LOC130798787 gene encoding uncharacterized protein LOC130798787: MDLHVVRNRTRKRRKNNEFWDSIACVIGYMSIYYVKYIHKEPCMTSFQTGERWIQEFLNSHEKRCFNMLRMKQSTFCQLCTNLESNETVSRVFKEVLNAMDGLSRDIIKPRDPEFNEVPTQIRNDAKYMPHFKDCIGAIDGTHIDVIIREENQLREEGKKHPPLIWEGSAHDSHIFLNTIENPSLNFPIPLLGKYYLADKRYPNRQGFLTPYHKIRYHASEAFSNVECIFKQDVNRAGIWDQSFRAMERLTEMSIIEYMRVGSQDSSSILALIFTSRTFILFFSIQNRLSLVFFSVQQNRAVDPDFTEATNTTSHGGSTILIGVPLLDASIVFSEICELCDDENLSVGYDFSSRVIRVRVEIMSMKVFELKYKGNCRDI, translated from the exons ATGGATTTGCATGTTGTACGGAATAGAACCCGTAAGAGGCGTAAGAATAATGAATTTTGGGATTCGATAGCTTGTGTTATTGGTTATATGTCTATTTATTATGTCAAGTACATACACAAGGAGCCATGCATGACTTCTTTTCAAACCGGAGAAAGATGGATACAAGAGTTTTTGAACAGCCATGAAAAACGTTGTTTTAATATGTTGAGAATGAAACAAAGTACTTTTTGCCAGTTATGTACGAATCTAGAAAGCAA TGAAACTGTTAGTAGAGTTTTTAAAGAGGTTTTAAACGCCATGGATGGCTTGTCAAGAGACATAATTAAACCAAGAGATCCTGAATTTAATGAAGTGCCTACACAAATTAGGAATGATGCCAAATACATGCCACATTTTAAG GATTGCATTGGAGCAATTGATGGTACTCATATAGATGTCATAATTCGTGAGGAAAATCAATTACGTGAGGAAGGAAAGAAACACCCACCATTAAT ATGGGAGGGATCAGCTCATGATTCTCATATCTTTCTTAATACAATTGAAAACCCAAGTCTAAACTTTCCAATACCTCTTCTAG gaaaatattacTTAGCGGATAAAAGATATCCTAACAGGCAAGGATTCTTGACACCTTATCATAAAATAAGATATCATGCTTCAGAAGCATTTTCAAATGTCGAATGTATTTTCAAACAAGATGTTAATCGTGCAG GTATTTGGGATCAATCATTCAGAGCAATGgagagattgacggagatgtcaATCATTGAATACATGCGGGTTGGCTCT CAAGATTCATCCTCAATTCTCGCCTTGATTTTCACAAGCAGAACCTTCATCCTCTTCTTCTCGATTCAAAATCGTCTTTCCCTTGTCTTCTTCTCTGTGCAGCAGAATCGGGCAGTAGACCCAGATTTCACCGAAGCCACGAACACCACTTCTCACGGTGGTTCTACAATCCTAATCGGCGTTCCTCTTCTCGATGCTAGCATTGTATTCTCTGAAATTTG TGAGTTGTGTGATGATGAGAATTTAAGTGTGGGCTATGATTTTAGTAGTAGA GTAATTAGGGTTCGTGTGGAAATT ATGAGCATGAaagtgtttgaattgaaatATAAAGGGAATTGTAGAGACATATaa
- the LOC130797586 gene encoding uncharacterized protein LOC130797586 isoform X2, with translation MTLKLVLNSLPLNPYSTLKKQHQHPTFLSSQIMAAETSNSTIGEHLKWRKPPRNHQQPPLTTDLNSQMPLIIQSTRCKSTISSLLLSTFSNRENTQNRNNPKKTFKNSALRGFGCTAQPEVTVPAVIRSSADWDDREKKKKNGVSSKKKKKKNQHLQSGGVIMEDSIGSVGVQDLWCGDASAAASVDCVRPLSSRGKIDLDKIHHRERTSYTSRQRINAEQFSTMGLDSSFDIPSFGPDVFEARYYHHLRNRTPEELAEILMFQNGLLTSRRSSGLDRYRDWRLDVDNMTYEELLELGDRIGHVNTGLEEDQIGRCLRKGKLCVMNEVSSESPNSAEIDGKCSICQEEYEEEEEVGKLECGHAYHLHCIKQWLAQKNACPVCKAEASALLD, from the exons ATGACTTTAAAACTTGTGCTAAATTCCCTCCCACTCAATCCATATTCCACCCTGAAAAAGCAACACCAACATCCCACCTTTCTTTCTTCTCAAATCATGGCAGCAGAAACCTCCAATTCCACCATTGGAGAACACCTTAAATGGAGAAAACCACCCAGAAACCATCAACAACCGCCATTAACAACAGATCTAAACTCACAAATGCCTTTAATTATCCAATCTACTCGCTGCAAATCCACcatttcttctcttcttttgtCTACTTTTAGTAACCGTGAAAATACCCAGAACAGGAATAACCCCAAGAAAACGTTTAAGAATTCAGCGTTAAGAGGGTTTGGGTGTACTGCTCAACCTGAGGTTACTGTTCCTGCTGTTATTAGGTCTTCTGCTGATTGGGATGAcagagagaagaagaagaaaaatgggGTTTCTtctaagaagaaaaagaagaaaaatcaacatttacAAAGTGGAGGTGTGATAATGGAGGATTCAATTGGGTCTGTGGGTGTTCAAGATTTATGGTGTGGTGATGCTTCTGCTGCTGCTTCTGTGGATTGTGTTAGACCTCTTTCTTCTAGGGGCAAAATTGATCTTGACAAAATTCATCACAGAgag CGAACCTCCTATACATCAAGACAGAGAATAAATGCTGAGCAGTTTTCTACCATGGGCCTGGATTCTTCCTTTGACATTCCAAGTTTTGGACCGGATGTCTTTGAAGCCCGGTACTACCATCATCTACGTAACCGTACCCCTGAAGAGCTAGCTGAG ATTCTAATGTTTCAAAATGGTCTTTTAACGAGTAGAAGATCAAGCGGTCTTGATAGATACCGAGACTGGAGACTGGATGTCGACAACATGACTTACGAA GAATTGCTTGAACTTGGGGATAGAATCGGGCATGTGAATACTGGATTGGAGGAAGATCAGATTGGCCGATGCCTTAGAAAAGGTAAGCTGTGTGTCATGAATGAAGTATCCTCAGAATCCCCGAATTCAGCTGAGATAGACGGAAAATGCAGCATTTGTCAG GAAGAGTATGAAGAAGAGGAGGAGGTCGGGAAACTGGAATGTGGACATGCTTATCACTTGCATTGCATAAAGCAATGGCTTGCGCAGAAAAATGCTTGCCCTGTCTGTAAAGCCGAGGCGTCTGCTCTATTGGATTGA
- the LOC130797995 gene encoding uncharacterized protein LOC130797995 — protein MVIATISHLPLKFLPHTTYYSPLFSPKSRFKFLCCVSVESPLLQTSQNDTKKKPLKVVFAAGGAGGQIFPAVAIADEMKIKNPDAKILFIGVDSGMESTVVPASGYDFSAIPATPLVRPILSVQNLGIPLKWVNSMRESWKIMKEFEPQIVVGTGGYVSFPICLIAAFKGLKMVIQEQSSVPGLANWFLSLVADLVFVAYNSSVDRFPTDKKKIVVSGNPIRLSLRKFVSKSGARAYFFPKVAEVNESEVVVLLVLGGSFGANSMNITLFNIYYQMLEERSNLHIIWETGVESFNEMESLVRNHPRLVLAPFLRSMDMAYAAADLVVSRAGAMTCSELLVTGKPAILIPSPIDAEGHQFQNASLMADLAGSRIITEDELDSSTLRIAIRDIFDNELLMKAMAERALQAAKPNAGAEITERVIALVESSPVKA, from the exons ATGGTGATTGCTACTATTTCTCATCTTCCCCTCAAGTTTCTACCACATACTACCTATTATTCACCTCTTTTTTCACCTAAATCAAGGTTCAAATTCCTCTGCTGTGTATCCGTAGAATCCCCACTTCTTCAAACATCTCAAAATGACACAAAGAAAAAGCCATTAAAGGTTGTTTTTGCGGCTGGTGGAGCTGGTGGGCAGATTTTCCCAGCAGTAGCAATTGCAGATGagatgaaaatcaaaaacccaGATGCCAAAATCCTGTTTATTGGTGTTGATTCTGGGATGGAAAGCACTGTTGTACCCGCTTCTGGGTATGACTTTTCTGCGATACCCGCAACCCCATTGGTTCGACCCATTTTGTCTGTGCAAAATCTGGGCATCCCTTTAAAATGGGTCAATTCAATGCGTGAAAGTTGGAAGATAATGAAGGAGTTTGAACCCCAAATTGTGGTTGGAACTGGGGGTTATGTATCTTTCCCTATTTGTTTAATTGCTGCTTTTAAAGGATTAAAAATGGTGATTCAAGAACAAAGTTCAGTTCCTGGGTTAGCTAATTGGTTTCTTTCTCTTGTTGCTGATTTAGTTTTTGTTGCTTATAATTCATCGGTTGATCGTTTTCCTACTGATAAGAAGAAGATTGTCGTGAGTGGGAATCCGATCAGGTTATCATTAAGGAAGTTTGTATCAAAATCAGGGGCGAGGGCGTATTTTTTCCCCAAAGTGGCCGAGGTTAATGAATCTGAGGTTGTGGTATTGCTTGTTCTTGGGGGCTCATTTGGGGCTAATTCAATGAACATTACTCTTTTCAATATTTATTATCAGATGTTGGAGGAACGCTCGAATTTGCATATCATCTGGGAGACTGGTGTTGAATCGTTTAACGAAATGGAAAGCCTTGTTCGAAACCATCCTCGACTCGTTTTGGCACC gTTCTTGCGTTCTATGGATATGGCATATGCAGCTGCAGATCTCGTTGTTTCTAGGGCTGGAGCGATGACATGTTCCGAACTACTAGTTACAGGGAAACCTGCCATCCTG ATTCCATCTCCTATAGATGCGGAAGGACATCAATTCCAAAATGCATCTTTAATGGCAGATTTAGCCGGTTCAAGAATCATTACAGAAGATGAACTTGACTCATCAACGTTAAGAATCGCAATCAGGGACATTTTTG ATAATGAACTACTCATGAAGGCAATGGCAGAGAGGGCTTTGCAAGCAGCGAAGCCAAACGCTGGTGCGGAGATTACTGAGCGCGTAATTGCTCTGGTCGAATCATCTCCTGTGAAAGCGTAA
- the LOC130798786 gene encoding uncharacterized protein LOC130798786, whose protein sequence is MTCNIHTNSIVKPNLCSGMSINGSLSLISSKRRRSDSCSITVRAALVKEKPAICTANQLHYVQIPNTDWKLALWRYLPSSNYVVDESRNHPLLLLSGVGTNAIGYDLSPQVSFARHMSGQGFDTWILEVQGAGFSMKELESFPRFSKSSLGQSEVKDWSQGVSDYIGKLQNTIPPTFPELGEKYMPMVEDFQKQLDLFLNSDWDFDQLLKEDSLYVKLGIGCIVNYIREQSNPDDEKLFAIGHSMGGILLYAMLSFCGFKGRDSPFSAVVTIASSLDYSSSKSSLKLLLPLADPAEAINIPAIPIGALLATMHPLASRPLFLLSWLNSQISAQDMMLPEMFDKLVLKNFCTIPAKLLLQLTTAFESSGLSDRTGTFFYKDHLHMSNVPILALAGDQDLICPPEAVYETVKLIPEHLITYKVFGEPGGPHYAHYDLVGGRFAPKKVYPCIIDFLGAHDELDTSLAAQALVDCSSSASCS, encoded by the exons ATGACTTGTAATATTCATACGAACTCGATTGTTAAACCAAATTTATGTTCGGGAATGTCAATCAATGGATCCCTATCCCTAATCTCATCAAAGCGGCGTCGATCAGATTCATGTTCAATCACAGTTAGAGCTGCATTAGTGAAAGAAAAGCCAGCGATTTGTACAGCAAATCAACTTCATTATGTTCAAATTCCTAATACTGATTGGAAACTTGCTCTTTGGCGTTACCTTCCTTCTTCTAAT tatGTCGTTGATGAATCAAGAAATCATCCATTGTTGTTGCTGTCTGGTGTAGGAACTAATGCTATTGGATATGATCTCTCTCCTCAAGTAtc ATTTGCACGTCACATGTCTGGCCAAGGTTTTGACACATGGATTCTTGAAGTGCAGGGTGCTGGATTTAGCATGAAAGAACTAGAATCCTTTCCAA GGTTCTCTAAGTCCAGCCTTGGTCAATCCGAAGTTAAGGATTGGAGTCAAGGGGTTTCAGATTACATTGGAAAACTTCAGAATACAATACCACCCACATTTCCTGAACTTGGTGAGAAATATATGCCCATGGTAGAGGATTTCCAAAAACAACTAGACCTGTTTCTGAATAGTGATTGGGATTTCGATCAGTTGTTAAAGGAAGATTCCCTCTA CGTGAAACTGGGGATTGGTTGCATT GTGAACTACATTAGAGAACAAAGCAACCCTGATGATGAAAAATTGTTTGCCATTGGGCACTCGATGGGTGGTATTTTGCTGTATGCTATGCTTTCGTTTTGTG GGTTCAAAGGAAGAGACTCTCCTTTTTCTGCAGTTGTTACTATAGCATCATCACTTGATTACTCATCTTCAAAATCTTCTCTTAAATTGTTGTTGCCCTTG GCGGACCCTGCGGAGGCTATAAATATCCCAGCAATTCCTATAGGTGCACTCCTTGCAACCATGCATCCTCTTGCTTCTCGTCCTCTGTTTCTGCTGTCATGGTTGAATTCTCAAATATCTGCACAGGACATGATGCTCCCTGAAATGTTTGACAAGCTTGTCCTCAAGAATTTTT GTACAATACCTGCAAAGCTCCTCTTGCAACTAACAACTGCCTTTGAGAGCAGCGGTTTGTCTGATCGAACTGGAACTTTCTTTTACAAGGATCATCTTCACATGAGCAATGTCCCTATTTTGGCGCTTGCTGGCGATCAAGACTTAATTTGTCCTCCTGAAGCTGTATATG AAACTGTGAAGTTGATCCCGGAGCATCTGATTACGTATAAAGTTTTTGGAGAACCTGGCGGTCCGCATTATGCACACTATGATTTAGTTGGAGGCCGTTTT GCCCCAAAGAAGGTGTATCCATGTATTATTGATTTTCTCGGTGCTCATGACGAACTTGATACATCTTTAGCCGCTCAAGCGCTGGTCGATTGTTCGTCTTCTGCTTCATGCAGTtaa
- the LOC130797876 gene encoding uncharacterized protein LOC130797876 isoform X1, translating into MNTVGEAMIRRMLSKGIRVASLTSPQLPCPRYFSPFSSSSRLNSSSSNPNSSASETNDIDDVPSDVSTQELKRRISRYLEGEDDAIPSIFEAILARKLSGKHDNSDDEIMEEFRSKKRENKDQHFLSNLDVSDDNTDSDEDDTDSDEGDTNSDEHDTYLDEKDNDSGNELTLWLEEIQREQGREE; encoded by the exons ATGAATACTGTTGGAGAAGCCATGATTCGTAGAATGCTAAGCAAGGGTATTCGAGTTGCCTCACTGACTTCACCCCAACTTCCATGTCCGCGTTATTTCTCcccattttcttcttcttcccgtCTTAATTCTTCATCTTCTAACCCTAATTCTTCTGCTTCCGAAACCAATGATATTGACGATGTCCCTTCTGATGTTTCTACTCAAG AGCTAAAGCGCAGAATAAGTCGTTACTTAGAAGGTGAAGACGATGCTATTCCTTCCATCTTTGAAGCTATATTAGCAAGGAAATTGAGTGGAAAACATGATAACTCTGATGATGAGATAATGGAGGAGTTTCGATCAAAAAAGCGggaaaacaaggatcaacattTTTTGTCCAATTTGGATGTTAGTGATGATAATACCGATTCAGATGAGGATGACACCGATTCAGATGAGGGTGACACCAATTCCGATGAGCATGACACATATTTGGATGAGAAGGACAACGATTCTGGTAACGAACTTACATTATGGCTGGAGGAAATACAACGAGAGCAAGGGAGGGAAGAATGA